The Podospora pseudopauciseta strain CBS 411.78 chromosome 2 map unlocalized CBS411.78m_2, whole genome shotgun sequence genome has a window encoding:
- a CDS encoding uncharacterized protein (EggNog:ENOG503P5EJ; COG:C), with protein sequence MSAQITKAEVAQHKDDKSMYIIIDDGVYEIANFVNEHPGGAKILKRMAGKDATKQFWKYHSKGVMEKWGAKLKVGTLKEEAKL encoded by the exons ATGTCTGCTCAAATCACCAAGGCCGAGGTTGCCCAGCACAAGGACGACAAGTCCATGTATATTATCATTGACGACGGCGTCTACGAGATTGCCA ACTTTGTCAACGAGCACCCAGGCGGAGCCAAGATCCTCAAACGCATGGCCGGCAAGGACGCGACGAAGCAGTTCTGGAAGTATCACTCCAAGGGCGTCATGGAGAAGTGGGGAGCCAAGCTGAAGGTGGGCACgctgaaggaggaggccaagctTTAA
- the LRA2 gene encoding L-rhamnono-gamma-lactonase (COG:S; EggNog:ENOG503NWKA), whose product MSIPIIDSHIHLWNEAEAPSHNWYASDSPLATRHSIAEYREATSSSASQLSGFIYIEADRKNDESKDWSEPLNELAWMRRIIEGKPQEGEGHTADNAKLCLGIIPWAPIASGLPKLKEYIATVEEQAGEAAWAKVKGFRYLLQDKPNKTGLTEEFIDGLKLLGEKGWVFDAGVDQHRRGRVQLEELVEIIDRAHDGVEDEDKKVVFIINHLCKPDLTIISQTDPSFIAWYAHFFDSDE is encoded by the exons ATgtccatccccatcatcgacTCCCACATCCACCTCTGGAACGAAGCCGAAGCCCCCAGTCACAACTGGTACGCCTCAGACTCGCCCCTCGCAACCCGCCACTCCATCGCAGAGTACCGTGAAGCCACCAGCTCATCCGCCTCTCAGCTCTCTGGCTTCATTTACATTGAGGCTGACCGCAAAAATGACGAATCCAAGGACTGGTCAGAACCATTGAATGAGCTAGCTTGGATGCGTCGGATCATTGAGGGCAAGCCTCAGGAGGGTGAAGGCCATACTGCTGATAATGCCAAGCTATGTCTGGGAATCATTCCTTGGGCTCCTATTGCTTCTGGCTTGCCTAAGCTGAAGGAGTACATTGCTACTGTGGAGGAACAAGCTGGGGAGGCTGCTTGGGCAAAGGTGAAAGGTTTCCGGTATTTGTTGCAGGACAAGCCGAACAAGACAGGGTTGACAGAGGAGTTCATTGATGGGTTGAAGTtgctgggggagaagggctGGGTATTTGATGCTGGCGTCGACCAGcacaggagagggagggtgcagttggaggagctggtggagattATTGACCGGGCTCATGATGGtgtggaagatgaagacaaGAAGGTGGTGTTCATTATCA ATCATCTTTGCAAGCCCGACCTGACAATCATCAGTCAGACTGATCCGTCATTTATTGCTTGGTATGCTCATTTTTTTGATTCAGATGAATGA